The Oryza glaberrima chromosome 9, OglaRS2, whole genome shotgun sequence genome includes a window with the following:
- the LOC127784941 gene encoding S-norcoclaurine synthase 1-like, with translation MEGSKVIINRDIITEAAAMAFADPNLEIPDRYDRSGEVPAGVVVGGGDDESYELPVVDMARLLDPEHWEAEVAWLGSACRSWGFFQLINHGVDEAVIQKMKDNTVHFFELPLEDKNAVAVCPDGGIEGFGHHFRTSADKLDWAENLIVETQPIERRKLEFWPSNPPTFRDSIDKYAMEMWNLATRLLGFMASDLGVEQETLLAAFRGKRQSMTLHHYPPCHHPEKVIGIAPHSDGFGLTLLLQVNDTPGLQISKDGRWHPVRPQTGAFVINIGEILEVLTNGHYKSVFHRVVVDTERGRDTIVVFQDACINGVVKPLPELGEARYHAIDRLEYSKGHATEIFSRGERFVDTLKK, from the exons ATGGAAGGCTCCAAGGTGATCATCAACAGGGACATCATCACCGAGGCGGCAGCCATGGCGTTCGCGGATCCCAACCTGGAGATCCCGGACAGGTACGACCGCTCCGGCGAGGTCCCGGCCGGCgtagtcgtcggcggcggtgacgacgagaGCTACGAGCTGCCGGTGGTGGACATGGCGAGGCTACTCGACCCTGAGCACTGGGAGGCCGAGGTCGCTTGGCTCGGCTCTGCTTGTCGGAGCTGGGGTTTCTTCCAG CTCATAAACCATGGAGTTGATGAAGCAGTGATACAGAAAATGAAAGATAACACTGTACATTTCTTCGAGCTACCGCTGGAGGACAAGAACGCTGTGGCTGTCTGTCCAGATGGCGGCATTGAAGGATTTGGCCACCACTTCAGAACATCAGCTGATAAATTGGACTGGGCAGAGAACTTGATCGTTGAAACGCAGCCAATTGAGAGAAGGAAACTCGAATTTTGGCCAAGTAACCCACCCACATTTAG GGATTCGATTGACAAATACGCCATGGAGATGTGGAATCTAGCAACGCGACTGCTAGGGTTCATGGCCAGTGACCTGGGAGTTGAGCAAGAAACTCTGCTTGCCGCCTTCCGCGGGAAGCGGCAGAGCATGACCCTACACCACTACCCTCCCTGCCACCACCCGGAGAAGGTGATCGGCATCGCGCCGCACTCTGACGGCTTCGGACTGACGCTGTTGTTGCAAGTCAATGATACGCCTGGCCTGCAGATTAGCAAGGATGGCCGGTGGCACCCCGTGCGGCCACAGACAGGTGCCTTCGTGATCAATATCGGTGAGATCCTAGAGGTTCTCACCAATGGTCACTATAAGAGCGTGTTCCACAGAGTGGTCGTCGACACCGAGAGGGGTCGGGATACCATTGTGGTGTTCCAGGACGCATGTATCAATGGAGTGGTCAAGCCACTaccggagctcggcgaggcACGATATCATGCGATCGACAGGTTGGAGTATTCCAAGGGCCACGCAACAGAAATATTTAGCCGAGGGGAACGGTTCGTCGACACCCTTAAGAAGTGA